Below is a genomic region from Candidatus Eisenbacteria bacterium.
ACACGGAACTCGAGCGGCGTCTCGCGCGTGGCGACGTGGTACGTGCTTCGTTTCCCGCCGATCGAAATCCTGATGGACGCCGCGCCCGGCTCCGGGAGAATCCGAGTCGACGCGGCCGCGGCAGGCGCGGCGATCGCCGCCGCGAGCACGCAGACGAAAAGCCGGTTGAGAGACGACAGGGGGATCCTCATCAGCTGCTCCTTTGGAGAGGCGCCTCCACGCTCGCCGGAGTTCTGAGGGCGCTCTCCTCGCGCGCCATGAGCGCCGCGCGGTGGCGGGAGCGCAGGACCCCGAAGCAAAGCAGGAGAAACGTCAGAAACGCCGGGACCACGATTCGGAGATCGTACACCTGTTGGTGAAAGATCTGCCCCTCTCCGATCGCGGGGATTTCCTCCGGCGCGATCGGGAAACCGTGGATCTCGGCGATCGATTCGATCTGCAAGACGTGAATGATCGGGACCCCTCGGGCGGCGTAGTGATGAAGCACGCCCCGCTGGGTCCAATTGTAAGTCCTGAGTCTCCGGTTGACGCCCGGCGGAATCAGCGTCCCCCCGAGGCTCGTGCCGATGCTCGCCGAGCTCCCGCCGAGGTTGACGTACGCCTTGACCCCGAGCGGCTCCGCTTCCCGATCGAAGATCGCGGTCCGGAGGCGGATCGACTCGTCGAGCGTCGGCTCGTGGATGAAGAGAACGCCGTTTCGCTTGATCCCTTCGCGGAGAAGCTCCCTGCCTCGCGGGGAGAGGCCGCGGCCCCGGTCGTTGCTCCCGCCCATCGACGCGGCGACGCTTCGTGTGTGAAGAAGTCCGCGCTCATTGAGGAGCTTCTCCATGTCGAGCCAGGTGAAACGCGGGTCGTTCGCGCCCCACATGC
It encodes:
- the pgsW gene encoding poly-gamma-glutamate system protein, which codes for MKRLFSRAIPWTLRADVLLVALAVIGIGFQWLAESTRRLAPQPHIQEKMAAATRTVRCFEAIRQYRMGSPSSADVENDPEGSGLIGQEFTLTTTDRGVLESKLTSVNPNFAALFIDYFHELRLRPGDPVAIAMTGSFPALNIAVLAAAEELRLRAIPITSVGASMWGANDPRFTWLDMEKLLNERGLLHTRSVAASMGGSNDRGRGLSPRGRELLREGIKRNGVLFIHEPTLDESIRLRTAIFDREAEPLGVKAYVNLGGSSASIGTSLGGTLIPPGVNRRLRTYNWTQRGVLHHYAARGVPIIHVLQIESIAEIHGFPIAPEEIPAIGEGQIFHQQVYDLRIVVPAFLTFLLLCFGVLRSRHRAALMAREESALRTPASVEAPLQRSS